In one Variovorax sp. V213 genomic region, the following are encoded:
- a CDS encoding amidohydrolase family protein, with protein sequence MMIDYLLVGGQVVASEGQAEPFVGTVAIAGERIVWVQQGIVDAPARQRIDCSGLIVAPGFIDIHTHSDAAFLKDSGGQSQITQGVTTEIAGNCGHSCAPCADPILLRKHLLAVQDSTEITWRTFAEYLDVLQATRPVLNVASYVGHGTVRLAVKGTASSAAGADELSAMGKYLRQALDDGAIGISTGLEYAPGMHATAVELLEAGAIAAEFDVVYASHVRNRDWLVEMGVGEALGIARTTRSKLQLSHIAPKYGAPQGAADRLLEMVRWARKDGADVGFDVIPDEWGPTKVIASLPTWALELPSDELRSLLRPGPSRARLQENAFPNWKLLADHRWDLLVLYHCGANPSYMGKTIQQIAVERQSTPWDCICDLLLEEGAEMSRLMWCGRVSSQADIDTLIRQPDCMVISDGVSVSEVGALKDLRFSPIAFSWAASFLQKYVRDQRVLGIVEAVGRLTWTPARRFQLEHRGELRAGYYADLAVFDLDRIHCHSTLENPNVKSTGVTHVFVNGTAVMRDASLTEARPGKVLRRGT encoded by the coding sequence ATGATGATTGATTACCTACTGGTCGGCGGCCAGGTTGTCGCGAGCGAGGGGCAAGCGGAGCCCTTCGTGGGCACGGTGGCCATCGCAGGCGAACGGATCGTGTGGGTGCAGCAAGGCATCGTCGACGCACCTGCGCGTCAGAGGATCGACTGCTCTGGCTTGATCGTTGCACCTGGGTTCATCGATATTCATACCCACTCGGATGCTGCGTTTCTCAAGGATTCCGGTGGCCAGAGTCAGATCACGCAAGGAGTCACGACCGAGATCGCCGGCAATTGCGGTCATAGCTGTGCACCTTGCGCCGACCCTATTTTGCTGAGGAAGCACCTTCTCGCGGTGCAGGATTCGACAGAGATCACCTGGAGGACGTTCGCCGAATACCTCGACGTGCTCCAGGCCACGCGTCCCGTATTGAACGTCGCTTCATACGTTGGCCACGGTACGGTTCGCCTTGCCGTTAAAGGAACGGCTAGTTCCGCAGCCGGTGCGGACGAACTCTCAGCGATGGGGAAGTATCTGCGCCAAGCTCTTGACGACGGCGCAATTGGTATCTCCACAGGGCTGGAGTACGCGCCAGGCATGCACGCGACCGCCGTGGAACTCTTGGAGGCAGGTGCGATTGCGGCGGAGTTCGACGTGGTGTACGCCAGTCACGTCCGCAACCGCGACTGGTTGGTCGAAATGGGGGTCGGTGAAGCGCTCGGCATCGCTCGCACGACCCGGTCCAAACTCCAGCTGTCTCACATAGCTCCGAAATACGGCGCGCCGCAGGGCGCGGCGGATCGTCTGCTGGAGATGGTGCGCTGGGCGCGCAAGGATGGCGCCGATGTGGGCTTCGATGTCATTCCCGATGAATGGGGGCCCACGAAAGTCATTGCGTCTCTCCCGACTTGGGCACTTGAGCTGCCAAGCGACGAACTGCGGTCCCTACTGCGACCCGGACCTTCCCGCGCCCGCTTGCAGGAGAACGCATTTCCCAACTGGAAGTTGCTTGCCGACCACCGGTGGGACTTGCTGGTTCTCTACCATTGCGGAGCGAACCCGTCTTACATGGGGAAAACCATTCAGCAGATTGCCGTCGAGCGGCAATCCACGCCTTGGGATTGCATCTGCGACCTCCTCCTGGAAGAAGGCGCCGAGATGTCTCGCTTGATGTGGTGCGGACGGGTATCGAGCCAAGCAGACATTGACACATTGATCCGGCAGCCTGACTGCATGGTGATTTCCGATGGCGTGTCCGTCAGCGAAGTGGGCGCTTTGAAAGACCTGCGGTTCTCGCCGATCGCTTTCTCGTGGGCAGCGTCGTTCCTTCAGAAGTACGTGAGAGATCAGCGCGTCCTGGGTATTGTCGAGGCGGTAGGGCGCCTGACCTGGACTCCCGCACGGCGTTTCCAGCTGGAGCATCGGGGAGAACTCCGGGCTGGATACTACGCGGACCTAGCAGTCTTCGATCTCGATCGAATCCACTGTCACTCCACGTTGGAAAACCCGAACGTCAAGTCGACGGGTGTGACTCACGTTTTTGTCAACGGAACTGCCGTGATGCGCGACGCTTCGCTAACCGAGGCACGACCAGGCAAGGTCTTGCGGCGCGGGACGTAA
- a CDS encoding alpha/beta fold hydrolase has product MAYANSNGRKIYFELCGSGPAVVFLHGAGSNGATWWQQLPSFSKAFTCITIDLRCFGRSVAPLDEFGMDQLTSDVLAVLAPLDIDQFAIVGQSLGGMVGLRLCLEHPQRVWALCACDSTLAVDHPQINRILAERRLTQKAVSIEQRSLGRWFLAHCPEKAVLYAQINHFNPSARDIDENEWGIALATLLAPEKLLRLSELRKVMTNTLVVVGREDPIVPVSVAEEMLDLLPNAEMVIVEDAGHSAYFEKPEEFNTQVLSFLGKHAPLPPT; this is encoded by the coding sequence ATGGCGTACGCGAACTCAAACGGAAGAAAAATCTACTTCGAACTCTGCGGTTCCGGTCCTGCGGTGGTCTTTCTTCATGGGGCTGGTTCCAATGGAGCGACCTGGTGGCAGCAGCTTCCGAGCTTCAGCAAGGCTTTCACCTGCATCACGATCGATCTTCGATGCTTTGGGCGATCCGTCGCCCCACTTGATGAGTTTGGGATGGACCAACTCACGAGCGATGTTCTGGCAGTGCTTGCTCCACTGGACATCGATCAATTTGCGATCGTCGGCCAATCATTGGGCGGCATGGTTGGGCTCCGCCTGTGCCTGGAGCATCCTCAGCGCGTTTGGGCTCTCTGCGCTTGCGACTCGACCTTGGCTGTCGATCATCCGCAGATCAACCGAATCCTCGCAGAACGCCGCCTCACTCAGAAGGCCGTGTCCATCGAGCAAAGGTCATTGGGACGGTGGTTCTTGGCCCATTGCCCCGAGAAAGCGGTCTTGTATGCGCAGATCAATCACTTCAACCCTAGCGCGCGAGACATTGATGAGAATGAGTGGGGCATTGCCCTCGCTACCCTCCTTGCACCTGAGAAGCTTCTCCGCCTGTCAGAACTTCGGAAGGTCATGACGAACACCCTTGTTGTCGTGGGGCGAGAGGATCCGATCGTTCCTGTAAGTGTGGCAGAAGAAATGCTTGACCTGCTTCCCAATGCCGAAATGGTGATTGTGGAAGATGCGGGCCATTCCGCGTACTTTGAAAAACCAGAGGAGTTCAATACGCAGGTGCTGTCATTTCTTGGCAAGCACGCGCCCTTGCCGCCAACATAG
- a CDS encoding Bug family tripartite tricarboxylate transporter substrate binding protein, giving the protein MSSIVATAQTTAWPIHPIKVVVPALLGGPYDRIMRPLAQKMAASLGQPLVIDNRPSAGNIVGTQFGASAAPDGYTLTMTGMLNTIAQEMYDKVPFDIAKDFEPVGAIGEGAQWLIVRSDSGIASLPDLLAKAKKAPGKVDYASSGAGSTGHLLMELLQRAAKVQLTHVPYKGGAPALQDVLAGVVTVMIIPPNAAQASVQSGKLRVIAVSSAQRSPAWKDVPTFAELGYPDLTVSSWVGLSAPKGTPIAVVDKLNAALIEALNDKALLQQLDTEGLSPLRTTPRQYGDLVVKDLNRWSTLVRSLGLRAN; this is encoded by the coding sequence TTGAGCAGCATCGTAGCGACCGCGCAAACCACCGCTTGGCCAATCCACCCAATCAAAGTTGTTGTGCCCGCTCTACTGGGCGGCCCCTACGACAGGATCATGCGCCCGTTGGCTCAGAAGATGGCCGCATCGCTAGGTCAACCGCTGGTCATAGACAACCGGCCGAGTGCCGGAAACATCGTCGGAACGCAATTCGGAGCTTCTGCAGCGCCTGATGGCTACACGTTGACCATGACTGGCATGTTGAACACGATTGCGCAAGAGATGTACGACAAGGTTCCGTTCGATATTGCGAAGGACTTTGAGCCAGTTGGAGCTATTGGCGAAGGGGCACAGTGGCTCATCGTCCGCTCCGACTCTGGCATCGCAAGTTTGCCGGATCTACTCGCCAAGGCGAAGAAGGCACCTGGGAAGGTCGACTACGCCAGCTCAGGCGCAGGCAGTACCGGTCATCTGCTGATGGAACTGTTGCAGCGGGCGGCCAAAGTGCAGTTGACGCATGTTCCATACAAAGGAGGTGCGCCCGCTTTACAAGACGTGCTCGCCGGCGTAGTGACAGTGATGATCATTCCTCCAAATGCCGCCCAGGCTAGTGTTCAATCCGGAAAGCTCCGGGTGATCGCCGTATCGAGCGCTCAGCGAAGCCCTGCTTGGAAGGATGTCCCCACTTTCGCCGAGCTTGGCTATCCCGACCTTACCGTGAGCTCGTGGGTTGGCCTCTCCGCACCCAAGGGCACTCCTATCGCGGTAGTCGACAAGCTGAACGCCGCATTGATCGAAGCGCTGAACGACAAGGCGCTGCTGCAACAACTCGACACTGAAGGTCTCTCGCCTCTTAGAACCACCCCGAGGCAGTATGGTGACTTGGTAGTGAAAGACCTAAACCGCTGGAGCACGTTGGTTCGGAGCTTGGGCCTTCGCGCCAACTGA
- a CDS encoding LysR family transcriptional regulator gives MSSNVHSLLNRLLTRGKFRQLQIVLRVAELGSIQRTANSIGITQSGVTQALAHLEQMLEVKLFERHARGMRPTAACIDLLPVARQLMLGIARGAEIVAARQQRSTGFVRLLASSSAIDLPPSAVPFITRKSGVARLINLGGC, from the coding sequence ATGTCATCGAACGTCCATAGCTTGCTCAATCGCTTGCTCACGCGCGGGAAGTTCCGCCAATTGCAAATCGTTCTGAGAGTGGCGGAGCTCGGCAGCATCCAGCGAACAGCAAATTCGATCGGAATCACCCAGTCCGGAGTAACTCAAGCCCTGGCTCATCTGGAGCAAATGCTCGAAGTGAAGCTGTTCGAACGGCATGCAAGGGGGATGCGACCTACCGCAGCGTGCATTGACCTGCTGCCGGTCGCGCGCCAGCTGATGCTTGGAATCGCGCGGGGCGCTGAAATCGTTGCCGCTCGTCAACAGCGCAGCACGGGGTTCGTTCGACTGCTCGCTTCTTCTTCTGCCATTGACCTGCCCCCTTCTGCCGTGCCATTCATAACGAGGAAGTCCGGGGTTGCAAGATTAATTAATCTCGGTGGTTGTTGA
- a CDS encoding IS3 family transposase (programmed frameshift), translating to MRKSRYTEEQIIGFIKQAESGLPIKDLCRKGGFSDATFYKWRAKYGGMDVPDARRLRELEAENNKLKKLLAEAHLDIHALNTAFGVKPIAPQAKRAAVAIMIGQCDLSERRACRLVGLSRDSYRNPPEVDAMTQELSNKIVEIAHARRRFGYRRIHDMLRPHFPGVNHKRVYRLYSAANLAVRKRKKVKRPANERVPLQLATTVNEVWSMDFVSDSLSTGRRIKCLTVADDFSHECVSISVDWGISGQYVTRLLDQAAVFRGYPLAVRTDNGPEFTSRAFMGWAQTHGIRHILIEPGRPMQNGYIESFNGKFRDECLNEQWFETLQQARSAITLWRQDYNEVRPHSSCQRMPPSKFAELHRQRAGDAARSTSTTTEIN from the exons ATGAGAAAGAGCAGATACACCGAGGAGCAGATCATCGGTTTCATCAAGCAAGCCGAGTCTGGCTTGCCGATCAAAGATCTGTGCCGCAAGGGCGGCTTCAGTGATGCGACCTTCTACAAATGGCGCGCCAAATACGGCGGGATGGACGTGCCCGATGCCAGGCGCCTGCGTGAGCTCGAGGCCGAGAACAACAAACTCAAGAAGCTGCTGGCCGAAGCGCACCTGGACATCCACGCGCTGAACACGGCCTTCGGGGTAAAGC CGATAGCCCCGCAAGCCAAGCGCGCGGCCGTCGCCATCATGATCGGGCAATGCGATCTGAGCGAACGACGCGCCTGCAGGCTTGTGGGGCTCTCCCGCGACAGCTACCGCAACCCACCCGAGGTCGATGCCATGACGCAAGAGCTCAGCAACAAGATCGTCGAGATCGCGCATGCACGTCGGCGCTTCGGCTATCGGCGCATCCACGACATGCTGCGCCCGCACTTCCCGGGCGTGAACCACAAGCGCGTCTACCGCCTGTACAGCGCCGCCAACCTGGCGGTGCGCAAGCGCAAGAAGGTCAAACGCCCCGCCAACGAACGCGTGCCGCTGCAACTGGCCACGACGGTCAATGAGGTGTGGAGCATGGACTTCGTCAGCGACAGCCTGAGCACGGGACGGCGCATCAAGTGCTTGACCGTGGCCGATGACTTCAGCCACGAATGCGTGAGCATCTCGGTGGACTGGGGAATCTCGGGGCAATACGTTACGCGACTGCTGGATCAAGCGGCCGTGTTCAGAGGCTACCCGCTGGCTGTGCGCACCGACAACGGCCCGGAGTTCACCAGTCGCGCCTTCATGGGCTGGGCGCAGACCCATGGCATCCGTCACATCCTGATCGAGCCGGGACGGCCCATGCAGAACGGCTACATCGAGAGCTTCAACGGCAAGTTCAGGGACGAGTGCCTGAACGAACAGTGGTTCGAGACGCTGCAGCAGGCCCGATCGGCCATCACGCTCTGGCGCCAGGACTACAACGAGGTCAGGCCGCACAGCAGTTGCCAGCGAATGCCTCCGTCGAAGTTCGCCGAGCTGCATCGCCAGCGCGCTGGCGATGCAGCTCGATCCACCTCAACAACCACCGAGATTAATTAA
- a CDS encoding LysR substrate-binding domain-containing protein — protein MSVILQVDGLHCHYAGTAGRGQVTIHGLLVRVLPRFAEAEPSIHVQLDEAEGEDQLLAVARSEVDLAVCRRPAVSPEGWVFYPLLPDRFVVVARYAHPLALVTSVKVADLSDWEWLLLPTGVAARERFEHLAAEFKAEPIGFPVTTRALPMLFWLLQERDLLALLPLSLVAPLLASGQLCQVNAIVDLGIEPLGILAPLQLGEAAQKLFDFLHDSTSTR, from the coding sequence ATGTCCGTCATTCTCCAAGTTGACGGACTTCACTGCCACTACGCTGGTACGGCCGGGAGGGGGCAGGTCACCATCCATGGACTGCTCGTCCGCGTTTTGCCTCGATTCGCCGAAGCAGAGCCTTCTATCCACGTGCAACTCGATGAGGCAGAAGGGGAGGATCAGTTGCTCGCTGTCGCCAGAAGCGAAGTCGACTTGGCAGTATGTAGGCGGCCGGCCGTGTCACCGGAAGGCTGGGTCTTCTACCCGTTGCTTCCAGATCGCTTTGTGGTGGTGGCCCGCTATGCTCATCCGCTTGCGCTCGTTACTTCAGTCAAGGTAGCAGACTTGTCCGACTGGGAGTGGTTGCTCTTGCCGACCGGAGTGGCAGCAAGGGAGCGCTTCGAACATTTAGCTGCGGAGTTCAAGGCGGAACCGATCGGTTTTCCGGTCACCACGCGCGCACTGCCAATGCTGTTCTGGCTATTGCAAGAGAGAGATCTCTTGGCGCTGCTTCCACTTTCACTAGTCGCACCGCTGCTTGCTAGTGGACAGCTTTGCCAGGTAAATGCGATCGTCGACCTAGGCATCGAGCCACTCGGGATTCTGGCACCACTGCAACTTGGTGAAGCTGCGCAAAAACTTTTCGACTTCTTGCATGATTCGACGTCGACTAGGTGA
- a CDS encoding branched-chain amino acid ABC transporter permease codes for MNMKKIPIVVYALLLLALIAAPFFDAYPVFVMKLMCFALFAAAFNLLLGFTGLLSFGHAAFLGGSAYVAGHAIKVWGLTPELGLIAGTLSGAVLGWTFGILAIRRQGIYFAMITLALAQMMFFVALQAKFTGGEDGLQGVPRGKLFGVVDLSNDLTMYYVALVIVVAAFLLIVRTIHSPFGQVLKGIKENEPRALSLGYDVSRFKLLAFVISAALSGLAGSLKTLVLGFATLSDVHWTASGQVILMTLVGGLGTLSGPLVGSAVVVLLENKIGELGNFLARITTVDWFNTLGESVTMVTGLIFVICVLAFRKGIMGEIIAFINRRRAK; via the coding sequence ATGAACATGAAAAAAATCCCAATCGTCGTCTACGCGCTGCTGCTGCTCGCGCTCATCGCTGCGCCGTTCTTCGACGCCTACCCGGTGTTCGTGATGAAGCTCATGTGCTTCGCGCTCTTCGCAGCGGCTTTCAACCTGCTCCTGGGCTTCACTGGCCTGCTGTCGTTCGGCCATGCGGCCTTCCTGGGCGGCTCGGCGTATGTGGCGGGCCATGCGATCAAAGTCTGGGGCCTCACGCCCGAACTCGGCCTGATCGCAGGCACGCTCAGCGGCGCCGTCCTCGGCTGGACCTTCGGCATCTTGGCCATCCGCCGCCAGGGCATCTACTTCGCGATGATCACGCTGGCGCTCGCGCAGATGATGTTCTTCGTCGCGCTGCAGGCCAAGTTCACGGGCGGCGAAGACGGCCTGCAGGGCGTGCCGCGCGGCAAGCTCTTCGGCGTCGTCGACCTGTCGAACGACCTCACCATGTACTACGTGGCGCTGGTGATCGTGGTCGCGGCCTTCCTGCTGATCGTTCGCACCATCCACTCGCCGTTCGGACAGGTGCTCAAGGGCATCAAGGAAAACGAGCCGCGCGCGCTGTCGCTGGGCTACGACGTAAGCCGCTTCAAGCTGCTGGCCTTCGTGATCTCGGCCGCGCTGTCGGGCCTGGCCGGTTCGCTCAAGACGTTGGTGCTGGGCTTTGCCACGCTGTCCGACGTGCACTGGACCGCCTCGGGCCAGGTCATCCTGATGACGCTGGTGGGCGGCCTGGGCACGCTGTCGGGTCCCCTCGTGGGTTCGGCGGTGGTCGTGCTGCTCGAGAACAAGATCGGCGAACTCGGCAACTTCCTGGCGCGCATCACGACCGTCGACTGGTTCAACACGCTGGGCGAGTCGGTCACCATGGTCACGGGCCTGATCTTCGTGATCTGCGTGCTCGCGTTCCGCAAGGGGATCATGGGCGAGATCATTGCGTTCATTAATCGGCGGCGCGCGAAGTAG
- a CDS encoding branched-chain amino acid ABC transporter permease: MNISLPALLSQLLLGLVNGSFYAILSLGLAVIFGLLNVINFAHGALFMLGAVLTWMAMEHFGINYWVMLIAAPILIGLVGVVIERLLLRWIYKLDHLYGLLLTLGLTLLIEGVFRSVYGVSGLPYDAPELLSSATDLGFMVLPNYRAWVVVASLVICFATWYVIEKTRLGAYLRAGTENPRLVEAFGVNVPLMITLTYAFGCALAAFAGVLAAPVMQVSPLMGQNLIIVVFAVVVIGGMGSIMGAILTGLGLGVIEGLTKVFYPEASSTVVFVIMVIVLLIRPAGLFGKEK, translated from the coding sequence ATGAACATTTCCCTTCCCGCCTTGTTGAGCCAGCTCCTTCTGGGGCTGGTCAACGGCTCGTTCTACGCCATCCTGAGCCTCGGGCTGGCGGTGATCTTCGGTTTGCTCAACGTCATCAACTTCGCGCACGGCGCGCTGTTCATGCTCGGAGCCGTCTTGACCTGGATGGCCATGGAGCATTTCGGTATCAACTACTGGGTGATGCTGATCGCGGCGCCCATCCTCATCGGCCTCGTCGGCGTGGTGATCGAGCGGCTGCTGCTGCGCTGGATCTACAAGCTCGACCACCTCTACGGCCTGCTGCTCACGCTGGGCCTCACGTTGCTGATCGAAGGCGTGTTCCGCTCGGTCTACGGCGTGTCGGGGCTGCCCTACGATGCGCCCGAGCTGCTGTCCAGCGCCACCGACCTGGGCTTCATGGTGCTGCCCAACTACCGCGCCTGGGTGGTCGTGGCCTCGCTGGTGATCTGCTTTGCGACCTGGTACGTGATCGAGAAGACGCGCCTGGGCGCCTACCTGCGCGCCGGCACCGAGAACCCGCGGCTTGTGGAAGCCTTCGGCGTCAACGTGCCGCTGATGATCACGCTGACCTACGCCTTCGGCTGCGCGCTCGCCGCCTTCGCCGGCGTGCTGGCGGCGCCGGTGATGCAGGTGTCGCCGCTGATGGGGCAGAACCTCATCATCGTGGTGTTCGCGGTGGTCGTGATCGGCGGCATGGGCTCCATCATGGGCGCCATCCTCACGGGCCTGGGCCTGGGCGTGATCGAGGGGCTCACCAAGGTTTTCTATCCCGAGGCTTCTTCGACGGTTGTGTTCGTGATCATGGTCATCGTGCTGCTCATCCGCCCCGCCGGCCTGTTCGGCAAAGAGAAATAA
- a CDS encoding ABC transporter substrate-binding protein — translation MNKKLGFIATAVVVLAMGAGAAHAQEKVKIGFITDMSSLYADVEGKSGAFAIQMAIDDFGGKVNGMPIELLSADHQNKADIAASKAREWIDTQGLTMLFGGTSSGTALAMAKVAQEKKRVFVVNGAGSSALTNEQCSPYTVHYAYDTVALAKGTGSAVIGRGDKSWYFLTADYAFGQALEADATKVVKEKGGTVLGSVKHPLNTSDFSSFLLQAQNSKAQVLALANAGGDTINSIKAAKEFGITKNMKMVGLLVFVTDVHSLGLKNTEGLLLTTSWDWNLDDKTRAFSKRFFDKTKRMPTDIQAADYSATMTYLKAVQAAKTVDADKVMETLKSTPIDDFYAKGNIRADGRFVHDMYLVQVKSPAESKQPWDYYKVVQKLKGEDVFTTKAESKCALWK, via the coding sequence ATGAACAAGAAACTCGGCTTCATCGCCACCGCCGTCGTTGTCCTCGCCATGGGCGCGGGCGCCGCGCATGCACAAGAAAAAGTAAAGATCGGCTTCATTACCGACATGTCGAGCCTCTACGCCGACGTGGAGGGCAAGAGCGGCGCCTTCGCGATCCAAATGGCCATTGACGACTTCGGCGGCAAGGTCAACGGCATGCCAATCGAGCTCTTGTCGGCCGACCACCAGAACAAGGCCGACATCGCCGCCTCCAAGGCGCGCGAGTGGATCGACACGCAGGGCCTGACGATGCTGTTCGGCGGCACCAGCTCCGGCACCGCCCTGGCCATGGCCAAGGTGGCGCAGGAGAAGAAGCGCGTCTTCGTCGTGAATGGCGCGGGCAGCTCGGCGCTCACCAATGAACAGTGCTCGCCCTACACCGTGCATTACGCCTACGATACCGTCGCGCTCGCCAAGGGTACCGGCTCCGCCGTCATTGGCCGCGGCGACAAGAGCTGGTACTTCCTGACCGCCGACTACGCCTTCGGCCAGGCACTCGAAGCCGACGCGACCAAGGTCGTGAAGGAAAAGGGCGGCACCGTGCTGGGCAGCGTGAAGCACCCGCTCAACACCTCCGACTTCTCGTCGTTCCTGCTGCAGGCGCAGAACTCCAAGGCACAGGTGCTGGCGCTGGCCAATGCCGGCGGCGACACCATCAACAGCATCAAAGCCGCGAAAGAGTTCGGCATCACCAAGAACATGAAGATGGTGGGCCTGCTGGTGTTCGTGACCGACGTGCACAGCCTGGGCCTGAAAAACACCGAGGGCCTCCTGCTCACCACCAGCTGGGACTGGAACCTCGACGACAAGACGCGCGCCTTCAGCAAGCGCTTCTTCGATAAGACCAAGCGCATGCCTACCGATATCCAGGCCGCCGACTACTCGGCCACCATGACCTACCTGAAAGCCGTGCAGGCCGCGAAAACGGTTGATGCCGACAAGGTGATGGAGACGCTCAAGTCCACGCCCATCGACGACTTCTATGCCAAGGGCAACATCCGCGCCGATGGCCGCTTCGTGCACGACATGTACCTGGTGCAGGTCAAGTCGCCGGCCGAATCGAAGCAGCCTTGGGACTACTACAAGGTGGTGCAGAAGTTGAAGGGCGAAGATGTCTTCACCACGAAGGCCGAGAGCAAGTGCGCCCTCTGGAAGTGA
- a CDS encoding ABC transporter ATP-binding protein has protein sequence MTAALEIKGLHAWYGESHVLHGVHMVVQPGEVVTLLGRNGAGRTSTLRAIMGLTGSRKGSIEVNGVQTIGMATHRIAHLGIGYCPEERGIFASLSAEENLLLPPPLKGAGQGMSVEEIYAMFPNLAERRHSQGTRLSGGEQQMLAVARILRTGAKLLLLDEISEGLAPVIVQALARMITTLRAKGYTIVMVEQNFRFAAPLADRFYVMEHGRIVEKFGAAELEAKMPVLTELLGV, from the coding sequence ATGACCGCCGCGCTCGAAATCAAAGGCCTGCACGCCTGGTACGGCGAATCGCACGTGCTGCACGGCGTCCACATGGTGGTGCAGCCCGGCGAGGTGGTCACGCTGCTTGGCCGCAACGGCGCGGGGCGCACCAGCACGCTGCGCGCCATCATGGGCCTGACCGGCTCACGCAAGGGCAGCATCGAAGTCAACGGCGTGCAGACCATCGGCATGGCGACGCACCGCATCGCGCACCTGGGCATCGGCTATTGCCCCGAAGAGCGCGGCATCTTCGCCAGCCTCTCGGCCGAGGAAAACTTGCTGCTGCCGCCGCCGCTCAAGGGAGCAGGGCAGGGCATGTCGGTCGAAGAGATTTACGCCATGTTCCCCAACCTCGCGGAGCGACGCCACAGCCAAGGGACGCGCCTGTCGGGCGGCGAACAGCAGATGCTGGCGGTGGCGCGCATTCTTCGCACCGGCGCCAAGCTCTTGCTGCTCGACGAGATATCCGAAGGCCTCGCGCCGGTCATCGTGCAGGCGCTGGCCCGCATGATCACCACGCTCCGCGCCAAGGGCTACACCATCGTGATGGTGGAGCAGAACTTCCGCTTCGCCGCGCCGCTGGCCGACCGCTTCTACGTGATGGAGCACGGCCGCATTGTCGAGAAATTCGGCGCCGCCGAGCTCGAAGCCAAGATGCCGGTGCTCACCGAGCTGCTCGGCGTCTGA
- a CDS encoding ABC transporter ATP-binding protein: MSDVILETRQLTKEFKGFTAVSKVDLSVVRGSIHALIGPNGAGKTTCFNLLTKFLEPTAGTILFNGQDITGERPAQIARRGVIRSFQISAVFPHLTLLENVRLGLQRKLGTSYHFWKSEKSLKPLDAGARELLAEVGLEELADEQTVNLPYGRKRALEIATTLAMDPELMLLDEPTQGMGHEDVHRVAELIKRVSAGRTILMVEHNMSVVSTIADTITVLQRGAVLAEGPYAEVSKNPQVMEAYMGTTNGQLQGAH; encoded by the coding sequence ATGAGCGACGTCATCCTCGAAACACGCCAGCTCACCAAGGAATTTAAGGGGTTCACAGCGGTCAGCAAAGTCGACCTCTCGGTGGTGCGCGGCTCGATCCATGCACTCATCGGCCCCAATGGTGCGGGCAAGACGACCTGCTTCAACCTGCTCACCAAGTTCCTTGAGCCGACCGCCGGAACGATCCTGTTCAACGGGCAGGACATCACGGGCGAACGCCCCGCGCAGATCGCACGGCGCGGCGTGATCCGCTCGTTCCAGATCTCCGCCGTGTTCCCGCACCTCACGCTGCTCGAGAACGTGCGATTGGGGCTGCAGCGCAAGCTCGGAACCTCGTACCACTTCTGGAAGAGCGAGAAGTCGCTGAAACCCTTGGATGCTGGGGCCCGCGAGCTGCTGGCTGAAGTCGGCCTCGAGGAACTCGCCGACGAGCAAACGGTGAATCTGCCGTACGGCCGCAAGCGCGCACTCGAGATCGCCACCACGCTGGCCATGGACCCCGAGCTGATGCTGCTCGACGAGCCCACGCAGGGCATGGGCCACGAAGACGTGCACCGCGTGGCGGAACTCATCAAGCGCGTGTCGGCGGGCCGCACCATCCTCATGGTCGAGCACAACATGAGCGTGGTCTCCACCATTGCCGACACCATCACCGTGCTCCAGCGCGGCGCCGTGCTGGCCGAAGGACCGTACGCCGAAGTCTCGAAGAATCCGCAGGTGATGGAGGCCTACATGGGCACGACCAACGGCCAGTTGCAAGGAGCGCATTGA